One part of the Vogesella sp. LIG4 genome encodes these proteins:
- a CDS encoding 3-hydroxyacyl-CoA dehydrogenase, translating into MSALPPSRLVAVIGAGVMGSGIAMVAAAAGHPVRLYDLQPEAAANAVAGIRRQFAKLAARGKLSEQQAEAAANLVSPADALDALCEAGLVIEAIVERLDAKQALFRQLEAVVADDCLFASNTSSISITAIAAALQQPARLAGMHFFNPAPQMALVEIVSGLASAPHTLQALTATAQAWGKTTVAARSAPGFIVNRIARPFYSESLRLAQDGIADHATLDALLREAGGFRMGPFELMDLIGLDINFAVSQSVWQATFHDPRYTPTLTQQEMVNAGWLGRKSGRGFYHYGDGVSPPVAQSEPPQPCPLHITVFDDSVAGQALAARLAQAGVNFSRSHAGDGCIASVAGARLYPSDGHCASRRALESGQPELILLDLALDYARATRLAIQASAGTSPAARDAAIGLLQAAGLQVTLLPDAAGLPVLRTVAMLVNEATDLLGQGHASAHDIDTAMRLGVNYPCGPLAWGEQIGFSTVRTVIRHLADSHGEDRYRVAPLLERLHFAELCGQPAAALYHQRGTA; encoded by the coding sequence ATGAGCGCACTCCCACCTTCCCGCCTGGTTGCCGTCATCGGCGCCGGCGTGATGGGCAGCGGCATAGCCATGGTGGCTGCCGCCGCCGGCCACCCGGTGCGGCTGTACGACCTGCAGCCCGAGGCCGCCGCCAACGCCGTGGCCGGCATCCGCCGCCAGTTCGCCAAACTGGCGGCCAGGGGCAAGCTGAGCGAGCAGCAGGCCGAGGCTGCGGCCAACCTTGTCAGCCCGGCGGACGCGCTGGATGCGCTTTGCGAGGCCGGGCTGGTGATCGAGGCCATCGTGGAGCGGCTGGATGCCAAGCAGGCGCTGTTCCGCCAGCTGGAAGCCGTGGTGGCCGACGACTGCCTGTTCGCCAGCAACACCTCGTCCATTTCCATCACCGCCATTGCCGCCGCGCTGCAGCAGCCGGCGCGGCTGGCCGGCATGCACTTCTTCAACCCGGCGCCGCAGATGGCGCTGGTGGAAATCGTCAGCGGTCTGGCCAGCGCCCCGCACACGTTGCAGGCGCTGACCGCCACCGCGCAAGCCTGGGGCAAGACCACGGTGGCCGCCCGCTCCGCCCCCGGCTTCATCGTCAACCGCATCGCGCGGCCGTTCTACTCGGAAAGCCTGCGCCTGGCGCAGGACGGCATAGCCGACCATGCCACGCTGGATGCGCTGCTGCGCGAGGCCGGCGGCTTTCGCATGGGGCCGTTCGAGCTGATGGACCTGATCGGCCTGGACATCAACTTCGCCGTCAGCCAGTCGGTGTGGCAGGCCACCTTCCACGACCCGCGCTACACCCCCACCCTCACCCAGCAGGAAATGGTCAACGCCGGCTGGCTGGGTCGCAAGAGCGGGCGCGGCTTCTACCACTACGGCGACGGGGTTTCCCCACCCGTGGCGCAGAGCGAGCCGCCGCAACCCTGCCCGCTCCACATCACCGTGTTCGACGACAGCGTGGCCGGCCAGGCGCTGGCCGCGCGCCTGGCGCAAGCCGGGGTGAACTTCAGCCGCAGCCACGCCGGCGACGGCTGCATCGCCAGCGTGGCCGGCGCACGGCTCTACCCCAGCGACGGCCACTGCGCCAGCCGCCGCGCACTGGAGAGCGGCCAGCCCGAGCTGATACTGCTGGACCTGGCGCTGGACTACGCCCGGGCCACGCGGCTGGCAATCCAGGCCAGCGCCGGCACCTCCCCGGCGGCGCGCGATGCCGCCATCGGCCTGCTGCAGGCCGCCGGCCTGCAGGTGACGCTGCTGCCGGACGCGGCCGGGCTGCCGGTGCTGCGCACCGTGGCCATGCTGGTGAACGAGGCCACCGACCTGCTGGGCCAGGGCCACGCCAGCGCCCACGACATCGATACCGCCATGCGCCTGGGCGTCAACTACCCCTGCGGCCCGCTGGCCTGGGGCGAGCAGATCGGCTTCTCCACCGTGCGCACGGTGATCCGCCACTTGGCCGACAGCCACGGCGAGGATCGCTACCGGGTAGCGCCGCTGCTGGAGCGGCTGCATTTCGCCGAGCTGTGCGGCCAACCTGCCGCCGCGCTGTACCACCAGAGGGGAACCGCATGA
- a CDS encoding STAS/SEC14 domain-containing protein, with amino-acid sequence MISIREQEYGLDVALFNEFTLGDFKLLEQALLKRAGEHGKPDVLLDLSGMKDFTLDMAMEEVRFMRAHENDFGRFAIVRNDVWINLASHISSMLTHSHAEYFETAEEAQAWLLRPVAV; translated from the coding sequence ATGATTTCCATCCGCGAACAGGAATATGGCCTGGATGTAGCACTGTTCAACGAGTTCACCCTCGGCGATTTCAAGCTGCTGGAACAGGCTCTGCTCAAGCGTGCCGGGGAGCACGGCAAGCCGGATGTGCTGCTGGACCTGTCCGGCATGAAGGATTTCACCCTCGACATGGCCATGGAGGAGGTGCGCTTCATGCGTGCGCACGAGAACGACTTCGGCCGCTTCGCCATTGTGCGCAACGATGTGTGGATCAACCTGGCATCTCATATTTCCAGCATGCTCACCCATAGCCATGCCGAATACTTCGAAACGGCTGAGGAGGCGCAGGCCTGGCTGCTGCGCCCGGTGGCGGTGTAA
- a CDS encoding RidA family protein has protein sequence MHKIIQPENWLAPRGYSNGIEARGRQIYVGGQIGWNAQCQFDSDDLVAQIRQALDNCVAVVATAGGEPAHIVRMTWYLKDKKEYVARLKEIGRAYREVMGSHYPVMSAVQVADLVEDRAQVEIEVTAVIPD, from the coding sequence ATGCACAAGATCATTCAACCGGAAAACTGGCTGGCCCCGCGCGGCTACTCCAACGGCATCGAGGCACGCGGCAGGCAGATCTACGTCGGCGGCCAGATCGGCTGGAACGCGCAGTGCCAGTTCGACAGCGACGACCTGGTAGCGCAGATCCGCCAGGCACTGGACAACTGCGTGGCGGTGGTGGCCACCGCCGGCGGCGAGCCCGCCCATATCGTGCGCATGACCTGGTACCTGAAAGACAAGAAGGAATACGTTGCCCGGCTGAAGGAAATCGGCCGCGCCTACCGCGAGGTGATGGGCAGCCACTACCCGGTGATGAGCGCGGTGCAGGTGGCCGACCTGGTGGAAGACCGCGCGCAGGTGGAAATCGAAGTCACCGCCGTGATTCCGGACTGA
- a CDS encoding Tex family protein, whose translation MLKSIASRLATELNVREAQVSATIALIDEGATIPFIARYRKEATGGLDDTQLRMLGERLVYLRELDDRRDSILKSIAEQDKLTPQLEAAIYGADNKTTLEDLYLPYKPKRRTKAQIAREAGLEPLADSLLADPTQHPETLAAGFVDADKGVADTKAALDGARAILIERFAEDAVLLGRLRDKLWGEAELAATVVAGKEQEGAKFADYFAHRELLKTTPSHRALALLRGRNEGVLSLALKYQPDDTPLTQRSAYEELVAAQFGIKDAGRAADKWLLDGVRLTWRAKIFLSLELELMSRIKEAADAEAIKVFAANLKDLLLAAPAGPRATLGLDPGLRTGVKVAVVDNTGKLLDTTTIFPHEPRRDWDRSIATLAALCTRHKVELIAIGNGTASRETDKLAQELIRAFPQLPMNKIVVSEAGASVYSASELAAKEFPDLDVSLRGAVSIARRLQDPLAELVKIDPKSIGVGQYQHDVNQSQLARSLDAVVEDCVNAVGVDVNMASVPLLTRVSGLNSTLAANIVAHRDANGAFKSRRELLKVSRLGDKTFEQAAGFLRIMGGANPLDASSVHPEAYPVVEGIVGKTGRAVKDIIGDISFIKSVRATDYTDERFGLPTVIDILKELEKPGRDPRPAFETATFQDGVEDIKDLQPGMVLEGVVTNVANFGAFVDIGVHQDGLVHISALSTKYVDDPRTVVKAGQVVKVKVLEVDVPRKRIALTMRLDDEPGTSSRSGAGRSEPRGGGKPRQQAQQEQGGGAMAAAFAKLMKK comes from the coding sequence ATGTTGAAGAGCATCGCCAGCCGCCTGGCTACCGAACTGAATGTCCGCGAAGCGCAAGTCAGCGCCACCATTGCCCTGATCGACGAGGGCGCCACCATCCCCTTCATCGCCCGCTACCGCAAGGAAGCCACCGGCGGCCTGGACGACACCCAGCTGCGCATGCTCGGTGAGCGCCTGGTGTACCTGCGCGAGCTGGACGACCGCCGCGACAGCATCCTCAAGAGCATTGCCGAGCAGGACAAGCTGACACCGCAGCTGGAAGCGGCCATTTACGGCGCCGACAACAAGACCACGCTGGAAGACCTGTACCTGCCGTACAAGCCCAAGCGCCGTACCAAGGCGCAGATTGCGCGTGAAGCGGGGCTGGAGCCGCTGGCCGACAGCCTGCTGGCCGACCCGACGCAGCACCCGGAAACGTTGGCCGCAGGCTTCGTGGATGCCGACAAGGGCGTGGCCGATACCAAGGCGGCGCTGGATGGTGCCCGCGCCATCCTCATCGAGCGTTTTGCCGAGGATGCGGTGCTGCTGGGCCGCCTGCGCGACAAGCTGTGGGGTGAGGCCGAGCTGGCCGCCACGGTGGTGGCCGGCAAGGAGCAGGAAGGCGCCAAGTTTGCCGACTACTTTGCCCACCGCGAGCTGCTGAAGACCACGCCGTCGCACCGCGCGCTGGCGCTGCTGCGCGGCCGTAACGAGGGCGTGCTGAGCCTGGCGTTGAAGTACCAGCCGGACGATACCCCGCTGACGCAGCGCTCCGCCTACGAGGAGCTGGTGGCCGCACAGTTCGGCATCAAGGATGCCGGTCGTGCCGCCGACAAGTGGCTGCTGGACGGCGTGCGCCTGACCTGGCGTGCCAAGATATTCCTGTCGCTGGAACTGGAACTGATGTCGCGCATCAAGGAAGCTGCCGACGCCGAAGCCATCAAGGTGTTTGCGGCCAACCTCAAGGACCTGCTGCTGGCCGCGCCGGCCGGCCCGCGCGCCACCCTGGGCCTGGACCCGGGCCTGCGCACCGGCGTGAAGGTGGCGGTGGTGGACAACACCGGCAAGCTGCTGGATACCACCACCATCTTTCCGCATGAGCCGCGCCGCGACTGGGACCGCTCCATCGCCACCCTGGCGGCGCTGTGCACCCGCCACAAGGTGGAGCTGATCGCCATCGGCAACGGCACCGCCAGCCGCGAAACCGACAAGCTGGCGCAGGAGCTGATCCGCGCCTTCCCGCAGCTGCCGATGAACAAGATCGTGGTCAGCGAGGCGGGCGCCTCGGTGTACTCCGCCTCCGAACTGGCGGCGAAGGAATTCCCCGATCTGGACGTGAGCCTGCGCGGCGCGGTGTCCATCGCCCGCCGCCTGCAGGACCCGCTGGCCGAGCTGGTGAAGATCGACCCGAAATCCATCGGCGTCGGCCAGTACCAGCACGACGTGAACCAGAGCCAGCTGGCGCGCAGCCTGGACGCGGTGGTGGAAGACTGCGTGAACGCGGTGGGTGTGGACGTGAACATGGCCTCGGTGCCGCTGCTCACCCGCGTCTCCGGCCTCAACAGCACGCTTGCGGCCAACATCGTGGCCCACCGCGACGCCAACGGCGCCTTCAAGAGCCGCCGCGAGCTGCTGAAAGTCAGCCGCCTGGGCGACAAGACCTTCGAGCAGGCGGCCGGCTTCCTGCGCATCATGGGCGGAGCCAACCCGCTGGATGCCTCCTCGGTGCACCCGGAAGCCTACCCGGTGGTGGAAGGCATCGTCGGCAAGACCGGCCGCGCGGTGAAGGACATCATCGGTGACATCAGCTTCATCAAGAGCGTGCGCGCCACCGACTACACCGACGAGCGCTTCGGCCTGCCCACGGTGATCGACATCCTCAAGGAACTGGAAAAACCCGGCCGCGACCCGCGCCCGGCGTTCGAAACCGCCACCTTCCAGGACGGCGTGGAGGACATCAAGGACCTGCAGCCGGGCATGGTGCTGGAAGGCGTGGTGACCAACGTGGCCAACTTCGGCGCCTTCGTCGATATCGGCGTGCACCAGGACGGCCTGGTGCATATCTCGGCGCTGTCCACCAAGTACGTGGACGACCCGCGCACGGTGGTGAAGGCCGGCCAGGTGGTGAAGGTGAAGGTGCTGGAGGTGGACGTGCCGCGCAAGCGCATCGCGCTGACCATGCGCCTGGACGACGAGCCGGGTACCAGCAGCCGCAGCGGCGCCGGCCGCAGCGAGCCGCGCGGTGGTGGCAAGCCGCGGCAGCAGGCGCAGCAGGAGCAGGGCGGCGGCGCCATGGCGGCGGCGTTTGCCAAGCTGATGAAAAAATAA
- a CDS encoding thioesterase family protein codes for MSELSQLPDGGRFRREVRVQFMDCDPAGIVFFPQYFCMLNGVVEQWWEQLGHPWSQLIMQRRIGTPTAHLETDFLRPSRMGDILQFELAVSHVGTRSLQLQHLISHQGEPRLRIRQRLVATSLDTHQSQPWPDDVRLALLNFKETP; via the coding sequence ATGAGCGAACTGAGCCAGCTGCCGGACGGCGGCCGCTTCCGCCGCGAGGTGCGCGTGCAGTTCATGGACTGCGACCCGGCCGGCATCGTGTTCTTCCCGCAGTACTTCTGCATGCTCAACGGCGTGGTGGAGCAATGGTGGGAACAGCTGGGCCACCCGTGGAGCCAGCTGATCATGCAGCGGCGCATCGGCACCCCCACCGCCCACCTGGAAACCGACTTCCTGCGCCCGTCGCGCATGGGCGACATCCTGCAGTTCGAACTGGCGGTAAGCCACGTCGGCACCCGCTCGCTGCAGCTGCAGCACCTGATCAGCCACCAGGGCGAGCCGCGGCTGCGCATCCGCCAGCGCCTGGTCGCCACCTCGCTGGACACCCACCAATCGCAACCCTGGCCGGACGACGTGCGGCTGGCGCTGCTGAACTTCAAGGAAACCCCGTGA
- a CDS encoding MarR family winged helix-turn-helix transcriptional regulator: MPEPMSSTPSPDSPPARDLPAGSHEALRAWLKLLACHNLVESQLRTMLRLQFDTTLPRFDLMAQLQRYPEGLRMRELSQRMMVTGGNVTGLVDRLVEEGLIARVDAPDDRRAYLVSLTAKGRQEFAAMAAEHERWVMSLFGGLEPAELDSLSALLGKLKSHLAQGGVMAPEEGAPPA, encoded by the coding sequence ATGCCAGAACCCATGTCCTCCACGCCCTCCCCGGATTCGCCACCTGCCCGCGACCTGCCTGCCGGTTCGCACGAAGCGCTGCGCGCCTGGCTGAAGCTGCTGGCCTGTCACAATCTGGTGGAATCGCAGCTGCGCACCATGCTGCGGCTGCAGTTCGACACCACCTTGCCGCGCTTCGACCTGATGGCGCAGCTGCAGCGCTACCCGGAGGGTCTGCGCATGCGCGAGCTGTCGCAGCGCATGATGGTGACCGGCGGCAATGTCACCGGCCTGGTGGACCGGCTGGTGGAAGAGGGGCTGATCGCCCGTGTTGACGCCCCGGACGACCGCCGCGCCTACCTGGTGAGCCTGACGGCGAAAGGGCGCCAGGAGTTCGCCGCCATGGCGGCGGAACACGAGCGCTGGGTGATGTCGCTGTTCGGCGGACTGGAGCCCGCCGAGCTGGACAGCCTGTCCGCCCTGCTGGGCAAACTGAAAAGCCACCTGGCACAAGGTGGCGTGATGGCGCCGGAAGAGGGGGCTCCTCCGGCGTAA
- the pcaF gene encoding 3-oxoadipyl-CoA thiolase: MKHAYICDAVRTPIGRYGGSLAGIRTDDLAALPIKALLARHPLLDWSALDDVLLGCANQAGEDNRNVARMAALLAGLPVSAPGMTINRLCGSGMDAVASAARAIACGDAELMIAGGVESMSRAPFVLPKSEQPFGRSMEIHDTTIGWRFINPLLQRTFGTDSMPQTADNVAAACGISREAQDAFALRSQQRWQRAQVAGVFRDEIVPVSVAVSRKESRQFDTDEHPRPDTTLDGLARLKGINGPELSVTAGNASGVNDGACALLIASGDAVRRHGLTPRSRILGMCSSGVEPRLMGMGPVPASRKLLARLGLSLDDMDVIELNEAFAAQALAVMAELGLEADDTRVNPNGGAIAMGHPLGMSGARLLATASYELQRRQGRYALCSMCIGVGQGIAVVLERV; this comes from the coding sequence ATGAAACACGCCTATATCTGTGACGCCGTCCGCACCCCGATAGGCCGCTACGGCGGCAGCCTGGCCGGCATCCGTACCGACGACCTGGCCGCGCTGCCGATCAAGGCGCTGCTGGCGCGCCACCCGCTGCTGGACTGGTCGGCGCTGGACGACGTGCTGCTGGGCTGCGCCAACCAGGCAGGCGAAGACAACCGCAACGTGGCGCGCATGGCGGCGCTGCTGGCCGGGCTGCCGGTCAGCGCCCCCGGCATGACCATCAACCGCCTGTGCGGCTCCGGCATGGACGCGGTAGCCAGCGCCGCCCGCGCCATCGCCTGCGGCGATGCCGAGCTGATGATCGCCGGCGGCGTGGAAAGCATGTCGCGTGCGCCATTCGTGCTGCCCAAGTCGGAGCAGCCCTTCGGCCGCAGCATGGAGATTCACGACACCACCATAGGCTGGCGCTTCATCAACCCGCTGCTGCAGCGCACCTTCGGCACCGACTCCATGCCGCAGACCGCCGACAACGTCGCCGCCGCCTGCGGCATAAGCCGCGAGGCGCAGGACGCCTTCGCCCTGCGCTCGCAGCAGCGCTGGCAGCGGGCACAGGTCGCCGGCGTGTTCCGCGACGAGATCGTGCCGGTCAGCGTGGCGGTATCGCGCAAGGAAAGCCGCCAGTTCGATACCGACGAGCACCCGCGCCCGGACACCACGCTGGACGGCCTGGCGCGCCTCAAGGGCATCAACGGGCCGGAACTGAGCGTGACCGCCGGCAATGCCTCCGGCGTCAACGACGGCGCCTGCGCGCTGCTGATCGCCTCCGGGGACGCTGTGCGCCGCCACGGGCTGACACCGCGCAGCCGCATCCTCGGCATGTGCAGCAGCGGCGTGGAGCCGCGGCTGATGGGCATGGGCCCGGTACCGGCCAGCCGCAAGCTGCTGGCGCGGCTGGGGCTGAGCCTGGACGACATGGACGTGATCGAACTGAACGAAGCCTTTGCCGCCCAGGCGCTGGCAGTGATGGCCGAGCTGGGGCTGGAGGCGGACGACACCCGCGTCAACCCCAACGGCGGCGCCATCGCCATGGGCCACCCGTTGGGCATGAGCGGCGCGCGCCTGCTGGCCACCGCCAGCTACGAGCTGCAACGCCGCCAGGGCCGCTATGCGCTGTGCAGCATGTGCATCGGCGTCGGCCAGGGCATCGCGGTGGTGCTGGAGCGCGTCTAG
- a CDS encoding AMP-binding protein, with amino-acid sequence MTQSAHVDRFVIDNLPPPELWPELCFTRPELQFPPRLNAAVRLLDDAVAEGHGERTAIIGKDGSWTYAQLQAQVNRLARLLCEDMGLQPGNRVLLRGANSPMFAALWLAVWKAGGVAVGTMPLLRAKELKQILQLAQISHALCDAQLAEELLLAQQDCPALQQVQLYGSAGFERLLAAKPDDFTAVDTAASDPALIAFTSGTTGVPKGCIHFHRDVMVMCELVPRHFLQPQAGDVFIGTPPLAFTFGLGALLCFPLYSRASTVLLERLPAEELAQAIARHRATICATSPTAYRQMTPLAARYDLSSLQKCLSAGEALATATREHWHAATGIQIHDGIGGTEMIHIYIASRPEQYRPGAIGKPLPGFEAMLVDDDMRPVPVGSEGKLAIKGPTGCRYLADERQQKYVRQGWNITGDTFHQDADGYFYYHARVDDIIVTSGYNVAGPEVESVLLEHPAVAECAVIGIPDADRGQILKAFVVLATGHAASDGLVKELQDFVKQQAAPYKYPRAVSFVAALPRTETGKLQRFKLQQLP; translated from the coding sequence ATGACCCAGTCTGCCCATGTCGACCGCTTCGTCATCGACAACCTGCCACCGCCGGAGCTGTGGCCGGAGTTGTGCTTCACCCGGCCGGAGCTGCAGTTTCCGCCGCGGCTCAATGCCGCGGTGCGCCTGCTCGACGATGCCGTGGCCGAAGGCCATGGCGAGCGCACCGCCATCATCGGCAAGGATGGCAGCTGGACCTACGCCCAGCTGCAGGCGCAGGTCAACCGGCTGGCGCGGCTGCTGTGCGAGGACATGGGCCTGCAGCCGGGCAACCGCGTGCTGCTGCGCGGCGCCAATTCGCCGATGTTCGCCGCGCTGTGGCTGGCGGTGTGGAAGGCCGGCGGCGTAGCGGTGGGCACCATGCCCTTGCTGCGCGCCAAGGAGCTGAAGCAGATCCTGCAGCTGGCGCAGATCAGCCATGCGCTGTGCGACGCGCAGCTGGCCGAGGAGCTGCTGCTGGCGCAGCAGGACTGCCCGGCGCTGCAGCAGGTGCAGCTGTACGGCAGCGCCGGCTTCGAGCGCCTGCTGGCCGCCAAGCCGGACGACTTCACCGCGGTGGATACCGCCGCCAGCGACCCGGCACTGATCGCCTTCACCTCCGGCACCACCGGCGTGCCCAAGGGCTGCATCCACTTCCACCGCGACGTGATGGTGATGTGCGAACTGGTGCCGCGCCACTTCCTGCAGCCGCAGGCCGGCGATGTGTTCATCGGCACCCCGCCGCTGGCCTTCACCTTCGGCCTGGGCGCGCTGCTGTGCTTCCCGCTGTACAGCCGAGCCAGCACCGTGCTGCTGGAGCGGCTGCCGGCCGAGGAGCTGGCGCAGGCCATTGCCCGCCACCGCGCCACCATCTGCGCCACCTCGCCCACCGCCTACCGGCAGATGACACCGTTGGCCGCACGCTACGACCTGTCCAGCCTGCAGAAATGCCTGTCCGCCGGCGAGGCGCTGGCCACCGCCACCCGCGAACACTGGCATGCCGCCACCGGCATCCAGATCCACGATGGCATCGGCGGTACCGAGATGATCCACATCTACATCGCCTCGCGCCCCGAGCAGTACCGGCCGGGCGCCATCGGCAAGCCGCTGCCGGGCTTCGAAGCCATGCTGGTGGACGACGACATGCGCCCGGTGCCGGTGGGCAGCGAGGGCAAGCTGGCGATCAAGGGACCGACCGGCTGCCGCTACCTGGCCGACGAGCGGCAGCAGAAATATGTGCGCCAGGGCTGGAACATCACCGGTGACACCTTCCATCAGGATGCGGACGGCTATTTCTACTACCACGCGCGGGTGGACGACATCATCGTCACTTCCGGCTACAACGTGGCCGGGCCGGAGGTGGAATCGGTGCTGCTGGAGCACCCGGCGGTGGCCGAGTGCGCGGTGATAGGAATACCGGATGCCGATCGCGGGCAGATCCTGAAGGCTTTCGTGGTGCTGGCCACCGGCCACGCCGCCAGCGATGGCCTGGTGAAGGAGTTGCAGGATTTCGTGAAGCAGCAGGCGGCGCCGTACAAGTACCCGCGCGCGGTGAGTTTCGTGGCGGCGCTGCCGCGCACCGAAACCGGCAAGCTGCAGCGTTTCAAGCTGCAGCAGCTGCCCTGA
- a CDS encoding acyl-CoA dehydrogenase family protein: protein MDRSHLDLPFFGEEHRQLSAQLLQWARERMPAIDHHDVDHSCRQLVRALGAAGFLRYCVPGEYGGALPQLDSRALCIARETLAYHDGLADFAFAMQGLGSGAITLAGTAEQKSYWLPRVASGDAIAAFALTEPLAGSDVAAMQCEARLDGEHYLLNGEKIWISNGGIADFYCVFARTGEAPGTRGISAFIVTPDMPGFDIVERLEVMAPHPLAHLRFTDMRVPAANRLGPSGEGFKLAMRTLDIFRASVAAAAQGFARRALDEAVSYARQRPMFGHTLADLQLSQASLGSMATDIDAAALLTWRAAWQRDVLQRPTTREAAMAKMTATENAQRVIDAALQLHGGLGVKSGVKVESLYREIRALRIYEGATEVQKLIVGRELLKAASAGDSQ from the coding sequence ATGGATCGCAGCCATCTCGACCTGCCGTTTTTCGGCGAAGAACACCGCCAGCTGTCCGCGCAGCTGCTGCAATGGGCGCGCGAGCGCATGCCGGCCATCGACCACCACGATGTCGACCACAGCTGCCGCCAGCTGGTGCGTGCGCTGGGTGCCGCCGGCTTCCTGCGCTACTGCGTGCCCGGCGAGTACGGCGGCGCATTGCCGCAGCTGGATTCGCGCGCGCTGTGCATCGCCCGTGAAACCCTGGCCTATCATGACGGCCTCGCCGACTTCGCCTTTGCCATGCAGGGCCTGGGCAGCGGCGCCATCACCCTGGCCGGCACGGCGGAGCAGAAAAGCTACTGGCTGCCGCGCGTGGCCAGTGGCGACGCCATCGCCGCCTTTGCGCTGACCGAGCCGCTGGCCGGCTCCGACGTGGCTGCCATGCAGTGCGAGGCGCGGCTGGACGGCGAGCACTACCTGCTGAACGGCGAAAAGATCTGGATCTCCAATGGTGGCATCGCCGACTTCTACTGCGTGTTCGCCCGCACCGGCGAGGCGCCGGGCACGCGCGGCATCTCCGCCTTCATCGTCACGCCGGACATGCCGGGCTTCGACATCGTCGAGCGGCTGGAAGTGATGGCGCCGCACCCGCTGGCGCACCTGCGCTTCACCGATATGCGCGTGCCTGCGGCCAACCGTCTGGGGCCGTCCGGCGAAGGCTTCAAGCTGGCGATGCGCACGCTGGACATCTTCCGCGCCTCGGTGGCGGCGGCGGCGCAGGGTTTCGCCCGCCGCGCGCTGGACGAAGCGGTGAGCTACGCACGGCAGCGACCGATGTTCGGCCACACCCTGGCCGACCTGCAGCTGAGCCAGGCCAGCCTGGGCAGCATGGCTACCGATATCGATGCCGCCGCGCTGCTGACCTGGCGCGCCGCCTGGCAGCGCGACGTGCTGCAGCGCCCCACCACCCGCGAAGCGGCCATGGCCAAGATGACCGCCACCGAGAACGCCCAGCGCGTGATCGACGCCGCACTGCAGCTGCACGGCGGCCTGGGGGTGAAAAGCGGCGTCAAGGTGGAGTCGCTGTACCGCGAGATCCGCGCGCTGCGCATCTACGAAGGCGCCACCGAAGTGCAGAAGCTGATCGTTGGCCGCGAGCTGCTCAAGGCCGCCAGCGCGGGAGACAGCCAATGA
- a CDS encoding enoyl-CoA hydratase-related protein yields MNAAPYQADPTLLLLTPPAAGVLEIQLNRPEARNALSTPLLQALAALLEQAAADPAVNCVLLSGGERFFAAGSDLAEMAAKDMVAVLLDERRQLFARIARFPKPLIGAVCGFALGGGCELAMHADILIAGESARFGQPEINLGLMPGAGGTQRLLRTVGKSLTMKMVLSGLPITAAEALAAGLVAEVCADADCLPRARELAATIAGKAPLALRLAKEAILQADETTLSAGLALERASFVLLAGSEDRHEGLAAFQEKRPPHWRGR; encoded by the coding sequence ATGAACGCCGCCCCTTACCAGGCCGACCCCACGCTGCTGCTGCTCACGCCGCCAGCTGCCGGCGTGCTGGAAATCCAGCTCAATCGCCCCGAGGCGCGCAACGCACTGTCCACCCCGCTGCTGCAGGCGCTGGCCGCGCTGCTGGAGCAGGCCGCGGCCGACCCGGCAGTGAACTGCGTGCTGCTCAGCGGCGGCGAGCGCTTCTTCGCCGCCGGCTCCGACCTGGCGGAGATGGCCGCCAAGGACATGGTGGCAGTGCTGCTGGACGAGCGGCGCCAGCTGTTCGCCCGCATCGCCCGCTTTCCCAAGCCGCTGATCGGCGCGGTGTGCGGCTTTGCGCTGGGCGGCGGCTGCGAGCTGGCGATGCATGCCGACATCCTGATCGCCGGCGAATCCGCCCGCTTCGGCCAGCCGGAAATCAACCTCGGGCTGATGCCGGGCGCCGGCGGCACCCAGCGCCTGCTGCGCACGGTGGGCAAGTCGCTGACCATGAAAATGGTGCTCAGCGGCCTGCCCATCACCGCCGCCGAAGCGTTGGCCGCAGGGCTGGTGGCCGAAGTCTGCGCCGATGCCGACTGCCTGCCGCGCGCCCGCGAACTGGCCGCCACCATCGCCGGCAAGGCACCGCTGGCGCTGCGGCTGGCCAAGGAGGCCATCCTGCAGGCGGACGAAACCACGCTGAGCGCCGGCCTGGCGCTGGAGCGCGCCAGCTTCGTGCTGCTGGCCGGCAGCGAGGACCGCCACGAGGGCCTGGCCGCCTTCCAGGAAAAGCGGCCACCACACTGGCGCGGCCGTTAA